In Apium graveolens cultivar Ventura chromosome 10, ASM990537v1, whole genome shotgun sequence, the following are encoded in one genomic region:
- the LOC141693404 gene encoding uncharacterized protein LOC141693404, with product MIETVRIRCKPYETKLEDEKKRSISKVSKQLIIYHGKGILFGIEPMSKPDNMFLRFLNLKKNRLTMPPGPRFGQYNSFLKERLAFNTERKIPILDPYVREMMKFSESTDLDGPQLSNAMSEIKEIVLHEPRVAEVALGPVVLERIVKILRETNKESIKYTATYILSVSKLDKCNAVIIKEAIQSLVDLMHDEKNCTALRAMYTLICLARGYPEHANVIAETNALNVALDVVTNFNKNVFETLNCVAHLMVVICPVQLSPDKELVALTILDKIIQFEYYYHCHIARACDALQYLCFKKHLELEEQTFKRQIALVSHTNNQVSISAIKVVGNIARWGSDDQLEILAKDSNFLEYLGKAMTCKPCKPDEFLKEVCMIISEIAAAQDGIFIETLEQAGLIDNLCSLLEVAEFDVKLEAACAIFNCIKAC from the exons ATGATAGAAACTGTGAGGATCCGTTGTAAACCGTACGAAACCAAGTTGGAGGATGAGAAAAAGAGGAGCATTAGTAAAGTCTCAAAGCAGCTTATAATCTATCATGGAAAG GGTATACTCTTTGGAATTGAACCTATGTCAAAGCCTGATAATATGTTTCTCCGATTTTTAAATCTCAAAAAAAATCGTTTGACAATGCCACCTGGACCGAGATTTGGCCAGTATAATTCTTTTCTCAAGGAGAGGCTTGCATTCAATACCGAAAGAAAG ATTCCAATACTTGATCCTTATGTTAGGGAGATGATGAAGTTCAGCGAGTCTACGGACCTCGATGGACCACAGCTCTCGAATGCCATGAGTGAGATTAAAGAAATTGTTCTTCATG AACCGAGAGTTGCTGAAGTTGCCCTTGGACCTGTTGTTCTTGAGCGTATTGTTAAGATCCTTCGTGAGACCAATAAGGAATCCATCAAG TATACAGCTACTTACATCCTATCCGTTTCAAAGCTTGATAAATGTAATGCCGTGATTATAAAAGAGGCAATTCAATCCCTTGTGGATCTTATGCATGATGAGAAGAACTGTACTGCTCTCCGG GCTATGTATACATTGATATGTTTAGCGCGTGGTTACCCCGAGCATGCAAATGTCATAGCTGAAACAAATGCTCTAAATGTTGCGCTCGATGTTGTTACAAATTTCAATAAGAACGTCTTTGAGACATTGAATTGCGTCGCACATCTTATGGTAGTTATTTGCCCAGTCCAGCTTTCTCCTGATAAG GAACTGGTGGCTCTTACAATATTGGACAAAATAATTCAATTTGAATATTATTATCATTGCCATATAGCGAGGGCATGCGATGCACTTCAGTATCTTTGTTTTAAAAAGCATTTGGAACTTGAAGAACAAACATTTAAAAGGCAAATAGCATTGGTCTC TCACACTAATAACCAGGTTTCCATCTCTGCAATTAAAGTAGTTGGCAATATTGCAAGATGGGGAAGCGATGACCAGCTTGAG ATTTTGGCTAAAGACAGTAATTTTCTCGAATATCTCGGGAAGGCCATGACATGTAAACCATGTAAACCTGATGAGTTTCTCAAGGAAGTTTGTATGATAATTTCAGAGATAGCTGCTGCTCAAGACGGAATATTCATAGAA ACTCTGGAGCAAGCTGGCTTGATAGATAATCTCTGCAGCCTCCTTGAAGTGGCCGAGTTTGATGTGAAGTTGGAGGCAGCATGTGCAATTTTTAATTGCATCAAGGCATGTTGA